In Camelina sativa cultivar DH55 chromosome 16, Cs, whole genome shotgun sequence, a single window of DNA contains:
- the LOC109129625 gene encoding uncharacterized protein LOC109129625 → MDMLRSACFYFLLIVSVILSRSPMCDCRHLGHIQKKLSVNRDHLTKNNEEITKLEAQSTIKTNNLSSQAHAVLNHGDVNGQTNMKKTKDVHKVKRASDKMVSSKRGSRTWKIPKYSKKQPRSDQEHPGFNLDYMQPTTHPPHHN, encoded by the exons ATGGATATGCTGAGGAGTGCTTGCTTCTATTTCCTATTAATAGTTTCTGTCATCCTTTCTCGGTCTCCTATGTGCGATTGTCGCCATCTTGGACACATACAGAAGAAGCTTAGCGTGAATCGTGATCATTTAACTAAG AACAATGAAGAGATTACAAAACTAGAAGCTCAATCAACAATCAAGACGAACAACTTATCGAGCCAAGCACATGCCGTACTTAATCATGGTGATGTTAATGGTCAGACCAACATGAAGAAAACGAAGGACGTTCACAAAGTAAAACGAGCTTCCGACAAAATGGTGTCGTCTAAAAGAGGCTCAAGAACTTGGAAAATTCCTAAATATTCAAAGAAGCAGCCTAGATCAGATCAAGAACACCCTGGTTTCAATCTTGATTATATGCAGCCCACAACACACCCGCCGCACCATAATTAA
- the LOC104749266 gene encoding autophagy-related protein 8g — protein sequence MSTASFKQDHDFEKRKAEALRIRDKYPDRVPVIVEKAEKSDIANIDKKKYLVPADLTVGQFVYVIRKRIQLSSEKAIFIFVDNVLPPTGAMMSTIYEDKKEEDGFLYVTYSGENTFGSS from the exons ATGAGTACAGCCAGCTTCAAGCAGGATCATGATTTtg AAAAGAGGAAAGCTGAAGCTTTAAGGATCAGAGACAAGTATCCTGACCGTGTcccg GTGATTGTGGAGAAGGCAGAGAAAAGTGACATAGCAAACATCGACAAGAAGAA ATACCTCGTCCCAGCGGATCTAACGGTTGGCCAGTTTGTGTATGTGATTCGTAAAAGAATCCAGCTTAGTTCAGAGAAAGCTATCTTCATCTTTGTTGATAATGTTCTTCCTCCCACCG GAGCAATGATGTCAACCATCTACGAAGACAAGAAAGAAGAGGACGGCTTCTTGTACGTTACTTACAGTGGGGAAAACACATTTGGATCGTCATGA